The window CCTAGCAACATGACGTGATCCCCTGACGGCGTTAACGTTAATGTGCCATGGGATGGGATATCAAAACCTTCAACATGGCGCATCTTCACCATGCCTTGGTCTTCGATAATAGTGTGTAATTGGGCATCCTTTGCCACAGTAGTACTGACGCCGATAAGACGAACCGCTTTATCTGTGTGGTTTTCAAGCGTAAAGTAGGCGGCAGTATTTGGTACTGTCTCAGGCATGGCGCGTACATGACCTTCGGTCACTATCACGCTCGCCAACGCTGAAAATGATGCACAAGATAAAACTAGACAATTAAACAGCTGTTTGAATATTGGTTTCAATGTCTTAAACTCCATGTCTACCCA of the Shewanella baltica genome contains:
- a CDS encoding copper chaperone PCu(A)C; the encoded protein is MEFKTLKPIFKQLFNCLVLSCASFSALASVIVTEGHVRAMPETVPNTAAYFTLENHTDKAVRLIGVSTTVAKDAQLHTIIEDQGMVKMRHVEGFDIPSHGTLTLTPSGDHVMLLGLKAPLVLEQQVELQLEFDDGEKMAITLPVSKEAENAAEQEHHHHH